A window of Diospyros lotus cultivar Yz01 chromosome 14, ASM1463336v1, whole genome shotgun sequence contains these coding sequences:
- the LOC127789532 gene encoding UDP-glycosyltransferase 73C11-like isoform X1, whose protein sequence is MALQKHRDLHFVLVPLGSPGHFIPMIDMAKLLARHGVTVTIVTTPLLAGRFASTVGRAVDSGLAIRLRQLRFPFMEAGLPEGCESADMIPSVDLLRNFFCAVWMLQQPFEQMFQELNPSPSCIIADKNFAWMAEAAKKFNVPRFSFDGMSCFTLLCTHNLSVSKVYETVPETQPFVVPGLPDRIELTRAQLPGVFNPGSLAVQDFRDKVREAEAEAYGVVINSFQELEPSYVNGLKKLKADKVWCIGPLSLCNNDGIDKAQRGNKASIDENQCLKWLDSQQPGSVVYACLGSLSKPPPSQLIELCLGLEASKRPFVWAVRVGEKARELDKWIEEDGFEERTKGRGLIIRGWAPQLLILSHKAVGAFLTHCGWNSTLEGVGAGLPMVTWPMFAEQFLNEKLLVQVLGVGVSVGAQVVVHLCEEDKFGVLVKKEAIRRAVEEVMDGGEEGEERRERARKLGKMAKRAMEDGGSSRLNVASLIQDVLQQVNAKF, encoded by the exons ATGGCCTTGCAGAAGCACCGTGATCTTCACTTCGTTTTGGTGCCTCTCGGCTCTCCCGGCCATTTCATCCCCATGATTGACATGGCCAAGTTGCTGGCTCGCCATGGCGTGACCGTCACCATTGTCACCACCCCTCTCCTCGCCGGCAGATTCGCCTCCACGGTTGGCCGAGCAGTCGACTCCGGCCTCGCCATCCGGCTTCGCCAGCTCAG GTTCCCGTTCATGGAGGCCGGCCTCCCGGAGGGCTGCGAAAGTGCGGACATGATTCCCTCTGTAGATTTACTAAGGAACTTTTTTTGTGCTGTTTGGATGCTGCAGCAGCCCTTTGAGCAGATGTTTCAAGAGCTTAATCCCTCTCCAAGCTGCATAATAGCTGATAAAAACTTTGCTTGGATGGCGGAAGCAGCCAAGAAATTCAATGTTCCAAGGTTTTCCTTTGATGGAATGAGTTGCTTCACTCTCTTATGTACCCACAATTTAAGTGTCTCCAAGGTTTATGAAACAGTGCCTGAGACTCAGCCGTTCGTCGTTCCCGGCTTGCCAGACAGAATTGAATTAACCAGAGCTCAGTTGCCAGGAGTTTTCAATCCAGGCTCACTGGCAGTTCAAGATTTTCGCGACAAGGTGAGAGAAGCCGAGGCAGAAGCCTATGGGGTGGTGATCAACAGCTTTCAGGAGCTAGAACCAAGCTACGTGAATGGACTCAAGAAGCTGAAAGCTGACAAAGTTTGGTGCATCGGACCACTTTCTCTTTGCAACAATGATGGAATAGACAAGGCTCAGAGAGGGAACAAGGCCTCCATTGATGAAAACCAGTGCTTGAAATGGCTGGATTCCCAGCAGCCTGGCTCAGTAGTCTACGCCTGCCTTGGTAGCCTCAGCAAGCCCCCTCCTTCACAGCTGATCGAGCTCTGTCTAGGCCTGGAAGCGTCGAAAAGGCCGTTCGTTTGGGCTGTTAGAGTAGGAGAGAAAGCCAGAGAGCTAGACAAATGGATTGAAGAAGACGGATTCGAGGAAAGAACAAAGGGAAGAGGCCTAATTATCCGTGGCTGGGCACCACAGCTGCTCATCTTGTCTCACAAGGCTGTGGGCGCTTTCTTAACACACTGTGGCTGGAACTCAACTCTGGAAGGCGTCGGTGCTGGCCTTCCAATGGTGACATGGCCGATGTTCGCCGAGCAGTTCTTGAATGAGAAGCTGCTGGTGCAGGTTTTGGGGGTTGGAGTCAGTGTTGGGGCTCAGGTTGTGGTTCATTTGTGCGAGGAAGATAAGTTTGGGGTGTTGGTGAAGAAGGAGGCCATTAGAAGAGCTGTTGAAGAAGTGATGGATGGAggagaagaaggggaagagaggAGGGAAAGAGCAAGAAAGCTTGGGAAAATGGCAAAGAGGGCTATGGAAGATGGGGGTTCTTCTCGCTTGAATGTGGCTTCATTGATTCAAGATGTCCTGCAACAAGTTAACGCCAAGTTCTAA
- the LOC127789532 gene encoding anthocyanidin 3-O-glucosyltransferase 4-like isoform X2, producing MNWVHQQGQNDFLFVFFLKRAPYPCRCLFYIIEKQARFPFMEAGLPEGCESADMIPSVDLLRNFFCAVWMLQQPFEQMFQELNPSPSCIIADKNFAWMAEAAKKFNVPRFSFDGMSCFTLLCTHNLSVSKVYETVPETQPFVVPGLPDRIELTRAQLPGVFNPGSLAVQDFRDKVREAEAEAYGVVINSFQELEPSYVNGLKKLKADKVWCIGPLSLCNNDGIDKAQRGNKASIDENQCLKWLDSQQPGSVVYACLGSLSKPPPSQLIELCLGLEASKRPFVWAVRVGEKARELDKWIEEDGFEERTKGRGLIIRGWAPQLLILSHKAVGAFLTHCGWNSTLEGVGAGLPMVTWPMFAEQFLNEKLLVQVLGVGVSVGAQVVVHLCEEDKFGVLVKKEAIRRAVEEVMDGGEEGEERRERARKLGKMAKRAMEDGGSSRLNVASLIQDVLQQVNAKF from the exons ATGAATTGGGTCCACCAACAAGGCCAAAATgactttctttttgttttctttttgaagaGGGCCCCGTACCCGTGCCGCTGCTTGTTTTACATTATTGAAAAGCAAGCAAG GTTCCCGTTCATGGAGGCCGGCCTCCCGGAGGGCTGCGAAAGTGCGGACATGATTCCCTCTGTAGATTTACTAAGGAACTTTTTTTGTGCTGTTTGGATGCTGCAGCAGCCCTTTGAGCAGATGTTTCAAGAGCTTAATCCCTCTCCAAGCTGCATAATAGCTGATAAAAACTTTGCTTGGATGGCGGAAGCAGCCAAGAAATTCAATGTTCCAAGGTTTTCCTTTGATGGAATGAGTTGCTTCACTCTCTTATGTACCCACAATTTAAGTGTCTCCAAGGTTTATGAAACAGTGCCTGAGACTCAGCCGTTCGTCGTTCCCGGCTTGCCAGACAGAATTGAATTAACCAGAGCTCAGTTGCCAGGAGTTTTCAATCCAGGCTCACTGGCAGTTCAAGATTTTCGCGACAAGGTGAGAGAAGCCGAGGCAGAAGCCTATGGGGTGGTGATCAACAGCTTTCAGGAGCTAGAACCAAGCTACGTGAATGGACTCAAGAAGCTGAAAGCTGACAAAGTTTGGTGCATCGGACCACTTTCTCTTTGCAACAATGATGGAATAGACAAGGCTCAGAGAGGGAACAAGGCCTCCATTGATGAAAACCAGTGCTTGAAATGGCTGGATTCCCAGCAGCCTGGCTCAGTAGTCTACGCCTGCCTTGGTAGCCTCAGCAAGCCCCCTCCTTCACAGCTGATCGAGCTCTGTCTAGGCCTGGAAGCGTCGAAAAGGCCGTTCGTTTGGGCTGTTAGAGTAGGAGAGAAAGCCAGAGAGCTAGACAAATGGATTGAAGAAGACGGATTCGAGGAAAGAACAAAGGGAAGAGGCCTAATTATCCGTGGCTGGGCACCACAGCTGCTCATCTTGTCTCACAAGGCTGTGGGCGCTTTCTTAACACACTGTGGCTGGAACTCAACTCTGGAAGGCGTCGGTGCTGGCCTTCCAATGGTGACATGGCCGATGTTCGCCGAGCAGTTCTTGAATGAGAAGCTGCTGGTGCAGGTTTTGGGGGTTGGAGTCAGTGTTGGGGCTCAGGTTGTGGTTCATTTGTGCGAGGAAGATAAGTTTGGGGTGTTGGTGAAGAAGGAGGCCATTAGAAGAGCTGTTGAAGAAGTGATGGATGGAggagaagaaggggaagagaggAGGGAAAGAGCAAGAAAGCTTGGGAAAATGGCAAAGAGGGCTATGGAAGATGGGGGTTCTTCTCGCTTGAATGTGGCTTCATTGATTCAAGATGTCCTGCAACAAGTTAACGCCAAGTTCTAA
- the LOC127789532 gene encoding anthocyanidin 3-O-glucosyltransferase 4-like isoform X3 — translation MEAGLPEGCESADMIPSVDLLRNFFCAVWMLQQPFEQMFQELNPSPSCIIADKNFAWMAEAAKKFNVPRFSFDGMSCFTLLCTHNLSVSKVYETVPETQPFVVPGLPDRIELTRAQLPGVFNPGSLAVQDFRDKVREAEAEAYGVVINSFQELEPSYVNGLKKLKADKVWCIGPLSLCNNDGIDKAQRGNKASIDENQCLKWLDSQQPGSVVYACLGSLSKPPPSQLIELCLGLEASKRPFVWAVRVGEKARELDKWIEEDGFEERTKGRGLIIRGWAPQLLILSHKAVGAFLTHCGWNSTLEGVGAGLPMVTWPMFAEQFLNEKLLVQVLGVGVSVGAQVVVHLCEEDKFGVLVKKEAIRRAVEEVMDGGEEGEERRERARKLGKMAKRAMEDGGSSRLNVASLIQDVLQQVNAKF, via the coding sequence ATGGAGGCCGGCCTCCCGGAGGGCTGCGAAAGTGCGGACATGATTCCCTCTGTAGATTTACTAAGGAACTTTTTTTGTGCTGTTTGGATGCTGCAGCAGCCCTTTGAGCAGATGTTTCAAGAGCTTAATCCCTCTCCAAGCTGCATAATAGCTGATAAAAACTTTGCTTGGATGGCGGAAGCAGCCAAGAAATTCAATGTTCCAAGGTTTTCCTTTGATGGAATGAGTTGCTTCACTCTCTTATGTACCCACAATTTAAGTGTCTCCAAGGTTTATGAAACAGTGCCTGAGACTCAGCCGTTCGTCGTTCCCGGCTTGCCAGACAGAATTGAATTAACCAGAGCTCAGTTGCCAGGAGTTTTCAATCCAGGCTCACTGGCAGTTCAAGATTTTCGCGACAAGGTGAGAGAAGCCGAGGCAGAAGCCTATGGGGTGGTGATCAACAGCTTTCAGGAGCTAGAACCAAGCTACGTGAATGGACTCAAGAAGCTGAAAGCTGACAAAGTTTGGTGCATCGGACCACTTTCTCTTTGCAACAATGATGGAATAGACAAGGCTCAGAGAGGGAACAAGGCCTCCATTGATGAAAACCAGTGCTTGAAATGGCTGGATTCCCAGCAGCCTGGCTCAGTAGTCTACGCCTGCCTTGGTAGCCTCAGCAAGCCCCCTCCTTCACAGCTGATCGAGCTCTGTCTAGGCCTGGAAGCGTCGAAAAGGCCGTTCGTTTGGGCTGTTAGAGTAGGAGAGAAAGCCAGAGAGCTAGACAAATGGATTGAAGAAGACGGATTCGAGGAAAGAACAAAGGGAAGAGGCCTAATTATCCGTGGCTGGGCACCACAGCTGCTCATCTTGTCTCACAAGGCTGTGGGCGCTTTCTTAACACACTGTGGCTGGAACTCAACTCTGGAAGGCGTCGGTGCTGGCCTTCCAATGGTGACATGGCCGATGTTCGCCGAGCAGTTCTTGAATGAGAAGCTGCTGGTGCAGGTTTTGGGGGTTGGAGTCAGTGTTGGGGCTCAGGTTGTGGTTCATTTGTGCGAGGAAGATAAGTTTGGGGTGTTGGTGAAGAAGGAGGCCATTAGAAGAGCTGTTGAAGAAGTGATGGATGGAggagaagaaggggaagagaggAGGGAAAGAGCAAGAAAGCTTGGGAAAATGGCAAAGAGGGCTATGGAAGATGGGGGTTCTTCTCGCTTGAATGTGGCTTCATTGATTCAAGATGTCCTGCAACAAGTTAACGCCAAGTTCTAA
- the LOC127790163 gene encoding uncharacterized protein LOC127790163: MKRELDFGLPDQSQLAQELEVQNGEFSGVPEDRIGKRLKGEIGGCEERKGWRSMSSGILVYRRTRRFKNAKVEDKPICSLGSSVCEGEKKAEAELRAASSETELRDGGKSSNSGGSGGGGMAVDVPVEATKLRELGCASEEDLVECIVSVAVGSELLDSNNNEAVLCVEVDESSEASALETQTKKKLEIKMSKKIALGRIPKTVKELFATGLLEGYSVFYNGGSKGYALRGMIKGKGILCFCSSCNGSKVVNPCQFEIHACKSYRRAAQYICLENGKSLLQVVKACSNSPLDTLDETIQSAIGSLPENESIICQNCNGSFLATFAEKVKKLCKSCSVTLQPEATPTDADTRSLEPDLALRKSMRTAKTCTSAEDGSQEKIRNNRSSDTALISESPGSGSICVLSPKKSQQKIIVNSTVSKSALKFSSRASVRIPSRNDGRGKIIKKYSKPVLARKLQGCASVRILSKNKSHQKITKMSSKADLIPRSSESGAPCISPPKKTQWKITKKDLRLHKLVFEEGGLPDGTEVAYFSHGQKLRDGFKRGQGIFCHCCSCEVSPSQFEAHAGWASRRKPYSYIFTSNGVSLHEFAISLLKGRKCSAKDNDDLCIICADGGNLLLCDGCPRAFHIECASLSSIPRGKWYCNYCQNMFQREKFERNANAVAAGRVSGVDPIEQITKRCIRIVKNPEDADLIACVLCRGYDFSKSGFGPRTVIVCDQCEREYHVGCLKKNKMADLKELPKGKWFCCMDCRKIFSTLQNLLNHGEEKIPDSLLDLIRKRHEGDISDSVVDFDVRWRLLNGKIASPETRSLLSKAVAIFHECFDPIVDSATGRDFIPTMVYGRNIRGQDFGGMYCAVLTVNSSVVSAGIFRVFGQEIAELPLVATSTGNQRKGYFQILFSCIERFFASLKVRNLVLPAADEAESIWTQKFGFEKIPPEQLSDYRKICWQMLTFKGTTMLQKLVPQG; encoded by the exons ATGAAGCGCGAGTTAGACTTCGGATTGCCGGATCAGTCTCAGCTGGCTCAGGAACTTGAGGTTCAGAATGGTGAGTTTAGTGGAGTGCCCGAGGATAGGATCGGCAAGAGGCTCAAGGGCGAGATCGGCGGCTGTGAAGAGAGGAAGGGTTGGCGAAGTATGAGTAGTGGGATTCTTGTGTATAGAAGAACCAGAAGGTTTAAGAATGCCAAAGTCGAGGACAAGCCTATCTGCAGTTTGGGGAGTTCAGTTTGTGAAGGAGAGAAGAAGGCGGAGGCTGAGTTGCGTGCGGCTTCAAGTGAGACAGAGTTGAGGGATGGTGGAAAAAGTTCGAATTCAGGAGGCTCCGGGGGTGGAGGAATGGCGGTTGATGTGCCAGTTGAAGCTACGAAGCTGCGGGAATTGGGTTGTGCATCGGAGGAGGACCTCGTGGAGTGTATAGTTTCGGTGGCAGTTGGGTCTGAGTTACTGGACAGTAACAATAATGAAGCAGTTTTGTGCGTGGAAGTGGATGAGAGTTCCGAAGCTAGTGCTTTGGAGACTcaaacaaagaagaagctagaaattaaaatgtccAAGAAGATTGCACTAGGGAGGATACCCAAAACTGTAAAGGAACTTTTTGCTACCGGTTTGCTTGAGGGGTATTCAGTTTTTTACAATGGTGGTAGCAAG GGATATGCACTTCGAGGAATGATTAAGGGCAAAGGAATCTTGTGCTTTTGTAGTTCGTGCAATGGATCTAAA GTTGTTAATCCATGTCAATTTGAGATCCATGCTTGTAAATCATACAGACGAGCAGCACAGTATATATGCCTTGAGAATGGGAAAAGCCTCTTACAGGTGGTGAAGGCTTGCAGCAATTCTCCTCTGGATACCTTGGATGAAACAATTCAGAGTGCTATTGGTTCATTGCCTGAAAATGAATCCATCATTTGTCAAAACTGCAATG GCTCTTTTCTTGCAACATTTGCTGAAAAGGTGAAGAAACTTTGCAAATCTTGCTCAGTTACATTGCAACCTGAAGCCACTCCAACTGATGCAGATACTAG ATCTTTGGAACCAGACTTGGCTTTAAGGAAGTCCATGAGAACTGCCAAAACATGCACTTCAGCCGAAGATGGGAGTCAAGAGAAGATAAGAAATAACAG ATCCTCTGATACTGCTTTAATATCTGAATCTCCTGGAAGTGGATCAATTTGTGTTTTGTCCCCAAAAAAGAGTCAACAGAAGATAATCGTAAA TTCCACCGTGTCAAAATCAGCTTTGAAGTTTTCTTCAAGAGCTTCAGTGCGGATTCCATCAAGAAATGATGGTCGGGGGAAGATAATAAAAAA GTACTCAAAGCCTGTCTTGGCTCGAAAATTGCAGGGATGTGCTTCAGTGcgtattttatcaaaaaataagagTCATCAGAAGATAACAAAAAT GTCATCGAAAGCTGATTTAATTCCAAGATCTTCAGAAAGTGGTGCTCCTTGCATCTCTCCACCAAAGAAGACTCAGTGGAAGATTACAAAAAA AGATCTGCGGTTGCATAAGTTGGTTTTTGAGGAAGGTGGATTGCCTGATGGAACAGAGGTGGCATATTTTTCCCATGGACAG AAATTGCGCGACGGATTTAAAAGGGGCCAGGGAATATTTTGTCATTGCTGCAGTTGTGAg GTCAGCCCCTCACAGTTCGAAGCCCATGCTGGTTGGGCTTCACGCAGAAAACC CTATTCATACATTTTCACTTCGAATGGGGTGTCACTGCATGAATTTGCAATATCTCTGTTGAAAGGCCGTAAGTGTAGTGCCAAGGACAATGATGACCTGTGCATCATTTGTGCTGATGGTGGGAATCTCTTGCTTTGTGATGGGTGCCCAAGGGCCTTCCATATAG AGTGTGCATCATTATCAAGCATTCCTCGTGGTAAATGGTACTGTAACTATTGCCAGAATATGTTCCAAAGGGAGAAATTTGAGCGTAATGCCAATGCTGTAGCAGCTGGAAGGGTTTCTGGAGTTGATCCTATTGAACAGATAACCAAACGGTGCATTCGAATAGTTAAAAACCCTGAAGATGCTGATCTCATTGCATGTGTTTTGTGCAG GGGTTATGATTTTAGCAAATCTGGATTTGGTCCACGAACAGTTATAGTTTGTGATCAG TGTGAGAGGGAATACCATGTTGGTTgcttgaagaaaaataagatggCAGATCTAAAG GAATTACCAAAGGGGAAGTGGTTCTGCTGCATGGATTGCAGGAAGATTTTTTCCACCTTGCAGAATTTGCTGAATCATGGAGAAGAGAAGATCCCTGATTCTCTTTTGGATCTCATAAGGAAGAGGCATGAAGGTGATATTTCTGATAGTGTTGTAGATTTTGATGTGAGATGGAGGCTTCTCAATGGAAAAATTGCTTCCCCTGAAACTAGATCATTACTATCAAAAGCTGTTGCCATTTTCCAT GAGTGCTTTGACCCAATAGTTGATTCAGCTACTGGCCGTGATTTCATTCCAACTATGGTTTACGG AAGGAACATCAGGGGCCAGGACTTTGGTGGGATGTACTGTGCAGTATTAACCGTGAA TTCATCTGTGGTATCAGCTGGAATCTTCAGAGTTTTTGGACAGGAAATTGCTGAATTACCTCTAGTTGCAACTAGTACTGGCAATCAACGCAAG GGCTATTTCCAGATATTGTTCTCCTGCATTGAGAGATTTTTTGCGTCCTTGAAAGTGAGGAATCTGGTCCTCCCTGCTGCTGACGAAGCAGAATCAATATGGACACAGAAATTTGGTTTTGAAAAGATACCACCTGAACAA CTTAGCGATTACAGAAAAATCTGTTGGCAGATGCTGACCTTCAAAGGAACAACTATGCTACAAAAACTGGTTCCCCAGGGTTGA